One segment of Spodoptera frugiperda isolate SF20-4 chromosome 5, AGI-APGP_CSIRO_Sfru_2.0, whole genome shotgun sequence DNA contains the following:
- the LOC118271952 gene encoding monocarboxylate transporter 4 isoform X1, with product MEPGWWSPSPSASPPPPPRAPPPRCRCRQPFSTSYTCLPHYDGWPDGEEESSGGALRERELRSLHRTVPALRRRELDTRAIKHHFYPEGGWGWIVCGAAFLAHLLSTGLQLAYGALHVYALRHLGPSADHAVWAGALCVGVSRAAGAFAAGRRRSPRLVALLGGLLLPLACLFTSFATQLHQTLLSYGVVLGVGCGFVRESAGLVLGAYFRRRRQFVELVAHAGGGVGIALFSVAYKEAVGKLGWRLGLQAVTGVLVLAFFLSAVYRSASLYHPQRRAILHLKNQRRKVRPVKEKKGLKRGPIFDLSPLHSRPAKVLLLAAGIAAFGLYTPVFFLALQGFQEGLEESALVLLQTFLGFAAVLGCAGFGLVLVRPSAQCLVSKQYLCQTAMVGIGISMLALSSVEGYHGYVLFAWMYGLCLGGYLYSMKMLTMERVRGRHFTRVWGFVQGAEAIPVMVGVPVTGYINQQVPRAGFYFSSAATLAGAMLLFFVGFSKREPEPPPPAPAPTLVESCPCVTPPPRCEPAWCACSAGGATAYCAWPGPTCGSRLPKSLSYAAPLDRACCSAAQCPDCYRRAPPLRPSRSVPEGLATRGTMWSRGGSCRAACRRREHHLIEQITTSV from the exons ATGGAGCCGGGCTGGTGGTCGCCCTCGCCGTCGgcctcgccgccgccgccgccccgcgccccgccgccgcgcTGCCGTTGCCGACAACCCTTTTCCACCAGCTACACCTGCTTGCCGCACTATG ATGGATGGCCAGATGGCGAGGAAGAGTCATCAGGCGGTGCCCTACGTGAGCGGGAGCTGCGTTCCCTGCACCGCACCGTACCCGCACTGCGCCGCCGAGAGCTCGACACCCGCGCCATCAAACATCACTTCTACCCAGAGGGGGGATGGGG ATGGATTGTGTGCGGAGCCGCATTCCTGGCCCATCTCCTGTCTACTGGGTTGCAGTTAGCTTACGGAGCGCTTCATGTGTATGCCTTGAGACACCTCGGACCCTCTGCTGATCACGCTG TTTGGGCTGGTGCACTATGCGTGGGAGTATCTCGAGCTGCAGGTGCATTTGCAGCAGGTCGTAGAAGATCTCCTCGCCTGGTGGCACTCCTCGGCGGCCTGTTACTGCCTCTCGCTTGCCTCTTCACTTCATTCGCCACGCAGCTCCATCAGACCTTACTCAGTTATG GTGTTGTGCTGGGCGTGGGATGCGGATTCGTACGTGAATCCGCTGGACTGGTCCTTGGTGCCTACTTCAGAAGACGAAGACAGTTTGTAGAGCTGGTCGCCCATGCGGGCGGAGGAGTGGGCATCGCACTCTTCAGCGTCGCTTATAAGGAAGCTGTAgg GAAATTAGGTTGGCGCCTGGGCTTACAAGCAGTCACTGGCGTCCTCGTCCTGGCTTTCTTCCTAAGTGCTGTATACCGCAGCGCGTCGCTTTATCACCCCCAACGACGCGCCATTCTTCACCTCAAAAACCAAAGACGAAAGGTAAGGCCG gtaaaagaaaagaaaggcCTAAAGAGAGGACCAATCTTCGATTTAAGCCCTCTCCACTCTCGACCGGCGAAAGTTTTGTTGCTGGCCGCCGGGATTGCTGCTTTTGGACTTTATACTCCCGTCTTTTTTCTG gctTTACAAGGTTTTCAAGAAGGTTTAGAAGAGAGTGCTCTCGTGCTGTTACAAACGTTCCTGGGGTTCGCTGCGGTGCTCGGTTGTGCTGGCTTTGGGCTCGTGCTAGTGCGACCGTCAGCGCAGTGCCTCGTCTCCAAGCAATATCTTTGTCAAACAGCAATGGTCGGGATAG GTATTTCAATGCTCGCCCTAAGCAGCGTGGAAGGCTATCACGGATACGTGCTGTTTGCTTGGATGTATGGACTTTGTTTAGGAGGATATTTATATTCTATGAAGATGCTCACAATGGAACGTGTTCGGGGTCGGCATTTTACAAGAGTTTGGG GTTTCGTGCAAGGTGCTGAAGCTATCCCAGTCATGGTGGGTGTACCCGTGACAGGTTACATCAACCAACAAGTGCCGAGGGCAGGTTTTTATTTCTCGTCGGCAGCCACGTTGGCAGGGGCAATGTTGTTGTTCTTCGTTGGATTTTCTAAGCGGGAGCCGGAACCGCCGCCGCCGGCTCCTGCGCCCACACTGGTGGAATCGTGTCCATGTGTGACACCGCCACCGCGCTGCGAACCCGCTTGGTGCGCGTGCAGCGCTGGTGGGGCGACGGCGTACTGTGCGTGGCCGGGGCCCACGTGTGGCTCGCGGCTGCCGAAGTCGCTGTCGTACGCGGCGCCGCTGGACCGCGCGTGTTGCTCAGCCGCGCAGTGTCCGGACTGCtaccgccgcgcgccgccgctgCGGCCGTCGCGCTCTGTGCCCGAAGGGCTGGCGACGCGCGGCACCATGTGGTCGCGCGGCGGCTCGTGTCGCGCCGCCTGCCGCCGCAGGGAACATCATCTCATTGAACAAATTACCACATCCGTATGA
- the LOC118271952 gene encoding monocarboxylate transporter 4 isoform X2: MEPGWWSPSPSASPPPPPRAPPPRCRCRQPFSTSYTCLPHYDGWPDGEEESSGGALRERELRSLHRTVPALRRRELDTRAIKHHFYPEGGWGWIVCGAAFLAHLLSTGLQLAYGALHVYALRHLGPSADHAVWAGALCVGVSRAAGAFAAGRRRSPRLVALLGGLLLPLACLFTSFATQLHQTLLSYGVVLGVGCGFVRESAGLVLGAYFRRRRQFVELVAHAGGGVGIALFSVAYKEAVGKLGWRLGLQAVTGVLVLAFFLSAVYRSASLYHPQRRAILHLKNQRRKVKEKKGLKRGPIFDLSPLHSRPAKVLLLAAGIAAFGLYTPVFFLALQGFQEGLEESALVLLQTFLGFAAVLGCAGFGLVLVRPSAQCLVSKQYLCQTAMVGIGISMLALSSVEGYHGYVLFAWMYGLCLGGYLYSMKMLTMERVRGRHFTRVWGFVQGAEAIPVMVGVPVTGYINQQVPRAGFYFSSAATLAGAMLLFFVGFSKREPEPPPPAPAPTLVESCPCVTPPPRCEPAWCACSAGGATAYCAWPGPTCGSRLPKSLSYAAPLDRACCSAAQCPDCYRRAPPLRPSRSVPEGLATRGTMWSRGGSCRAACRRREHHLIEQITTSV; the protein is encoded by the exons ATGGAGCCGGGCTGGTGGTCGCCCTCGCCGTCGgcctcgccgccgccgccgccccgcgccccgccgccgcgcTGCCGTTGCCGACAACCCTTTTCCACCAGCTACACCTGCTTGCCGCACTATG ATGGATGGCCAGATGGCGAGGAAGAGTCATCAGGCGGTGCCCTACGTGAGCGGGAGCTGCGTTCCCTGCACCGCACCGTACCCGCACTGCGCCGCCGAGAGCTCGACACCCGCGCCATCAAACATCACTTCTACCCAGAGGGGGGATGGGG ATGGATTGTGTGCGGAGCCGCATTCCTGGCCCATCTCCTGTCTACTGGGTTGCAGTTAGCTTACGGAGCGCTTCATGTGTATGCCTTGAGACACCTCGGACCCTCTGCTGATCACGCTG TTTGGGCTGGTGCACTATGCGTGGGAGTATCTCGAGCTGCAGGTGCATTTGCAGCAGGTCGTAGAAGATCTCCTCGCCTGGTGGCACTCCTCGGCGGCCTGTTACTGCCTCTCGCTTGCCTCTTCACTTCATTCGCCACGCAGCTCCATCAGACCTTACTCAGTTATG GTGTTGTGCTGGGCGTGGGATGCGGATTCGTACGTGAATCCGCTGGACTGGTCCTTGGTGCCTACTTCAGAAGACGAAGACAGTTTGTAGAGCTGGTCGCCCATGCGGGCGGAGGAGTGGGCATCGCACTCTTCAGCGTCGCTTATAAGGAAGCTGTAgg GAAATTAGGTTGGCGCCTGGGCTTACAAGCAGTCACTGGCGTCCTCGTCCTGGCTTTCTTCCTAAGTGCTGTATACCGCAGCGCGTCGCTTTATCACCCCCAACGACGCGCCATTCTTCACCTCAAAAACCAAAGACGAAAG gtaaaagaaaagaaaggcCTAAAGAGAGGACCAATCTTCGATTTAAGCCCTCTCCACTCTCGACCGGCGAAAGTTTTGTTGCTGGCCGCCGGGATTGCTGCTTTTGGACTTTATACTCCCGTCTTTTTTCTG gctTTACAAGGTTTTCAAGAAGGTTTAGAAGAGAGTGCTCTCGTGCTGTTACAAACGTTCCTGGGGTTCGCTGCGGTGCTCGGTTGTGCTGGCTTTGGGCTCGTGCTAGTGCGACCGTCAGCGCAGTGCCTCGTCTCCAAGCAATATCTTTGTCAAACAGCAATGGTCGGGATAG GTATTTCAATGCTCGCCCTAAGCAGCGTGGAAGGCTATCACGGATACGTGCTGTTTGCTTGGATGTATGGACTTTGTTTAGGAGGATATTTATATTCTATGAAGATGCTCACAATGGAACGTGTTCGGGGTCGGCATTTTACAAGAGTTTGGG GTTTCGTGCAAGGTGCTGAAGCTATCCCAGTCATGGTGGGTGTACCCGTGACAGGTTACATCAACCAACAAGTGCCGAGGGCAGGTTTTTATTTCTCGTCGGCAGCCACGTTGGCAGGGGCAATGTTGTTGTTCTTCGTTGGATTTTCTAAGCGGGAGCCGGAACCGCCGCCGCCGGCTCCTGCGCCCACACTGGTGGAATCGTGTCCATGTGTGACACCGCCACCGCGCTGCGAACCCGCTTGGTGCGCGTGCAGCGCTGGTGGGGCGACGGCGTACTGTGCGTGGCCGGGGCCCACGTGTGGCTCGCGGCTGCCGAAGTCGCTGTCGTACGCGGCGCCGCTGGACCGCGCGTGTTGCTCAGCCGCGCAGTGTCCGGACTGCtaccgccgcgcgccgccgctgCGGCCGTCGCGCTCTGTGCCCGAAGGGCTGGCGACGCGCGGCACCATGTGGTCGCGCGGCGGCTCGTGTCGCGCCGCCTGCCGCCGCAGGGAACATCATCTCATTGAACAAATTACCACATCCGTATGA
- the LOC118271952 gene encoding monocarboxylate transporter 4 isoform X3 — MRRASVYSVSEGLERCACASYTCLPHYDGWPDGEEESSGGALRERELRSLHRTVPALRRRELDTRAIKHHFYPEGGWGWIVCGAAFLAHLLSTGLQLAYGALHVYALRHLGPSADHAVWAGALCVGVSRAAGAFAAGRRRSPRLVALLGGLLLPLACLFTSFATQLHQTLLSYGVVLGVGCGFVRESAGLVLGAYFRRRRQFVELVAHAGGGVGIALFSVAYKEAVGKLGWRLGLQAVTGVLVLAFFLSAVYRSASLYHPQRRAILHLKNQRRKVRPVKEKKGLKRGPIFDLSPLHSRPAKVLLLAAGIAAFGLYTPVFFLALQGFQEGLEESALVLLQTFLGFAAVLGCAGFGLVLVRPSAQCLVSKQYLCQTAMVGIGISMLALSSVEGYHGYVLFAWMYGLCLGGYLYSMKMLTMERVRGRHFTRVWGFVQGAEAIPVMVGVPVTGYINQQVPRAGFYFSSAATLAGAMLLFFVGFSKREPEPPPPAPAPTLVESCPCVTPPPRCEPAWCACSAGGATAYCAWPGPTCGSRLPKSLSYAAPLDRACCSAAQCPDCYRRAPPLRPSRSVPEGLATRGTMWSRGGSCRAACRRREHHLIEQITTSV, encoded by the exons ATGCGGCGAGCCAGCGTGTACAGCGTGAGCGAGGGCCTGGAGCGGTGCGCCTGTGCTAG CTACACCTGCTTGCCGCACTATG ATGGATGGCCAGATGGCGAGGAAGAGTCATCAGGCGGTGCCCTACGTGAGCGGGAGCTGCGTTCCCTGCACCGCACCGTACCCGCACTGCGCCGCCGAGAGCTCGACACCCGCGCCATCAAACATCACTTCTACCCAGAGGGGGGATGGGG ATGGATTGTGTGCGGAGCCGCATTCCTGGCCCATCTCCTGTCTACTGGGTTGCAGTTAGCTTACGGAGCGCTTCATGTGTATGCCTTGAGACACCTCGGACCCTCTGCTGATCACGCTG TTTGGGCTGGTGCACTATGCGTGGGAGTATCTCGAGCTGCAGGTGCATTTGCAGCAGGTCGTAGAAGATCTCCTCGCCTGGTGGCACTCCTCGGCGGCCTGTTACTGCCTCTCGCTTGCCTCTTCACTTCATTCGCCACGCAGCTCCATCAGACCTTACTCAGTTATG GTGTTGTGCTGGGCGTGGGATGCGGATTCGTACGTGAATCCGCTGGACTGGTCCTTGGTGCCTACTTCAGAAGACGAAGACAGTTTGTAGAGCTGGTCGCCCATGCGGGCGGAGGAGTGGGCATCGCACTCTTCAGCGTCGCTTATAAGGAAGCTGTAgg GAAATTAGGTTGGCGCCTGGGCTTACAAGCAGTCACTGGCGTCCTCGTCCTGGCTTTCTTCCTAAGTGCTGTATACCGCAGCGCGTCGCTTTATCACCCCCAACGACGCGCCATTCTTCACCTCAAAAACCAAAGACGAAAGGTAAGGCCG gtaaaagaaaagaaaggcCTAAAGAGAGGACCAATCTTCGATTTAAGCCCTCTCCACTCTCGACCGGCGAAAGTTTTGTTGCTGGCCGCCGGGATTGCTGCTTTTGGACTTTATACTCCCGTCTTTTTTCTG gctTTACAAGGTTTTCAAGAAGGTTTAGAAGAGAGTGCTCTCGTGCTGTTACAAACGTTCCTGGGGTTCGCTGCGGTGCTCGGTTGTGCTGGCTTTGGGCTCGTGCTAGTGCGACCGTCAGCGCAGTGCCTCGTCTCCAAGCAATATCTTTGTCAAACAGCAATGGTCGGGATAG GTATTTCAATGCTCGCCCTAAGCAGCGTGGAAGGCTATCACGGATACGTGCTGTTTGCTTGGATGTATGGACTTTGTTTAGGAGGATATTTATATTCTATGAAGATGCTCACAATGGAACGTGTTCGGGGTCGGCATTTTACAAGAGTTTGGG GTTTCGTGCAAGGTGCTGAAGCTATCCCAGTCATGGTGGGTGTACCCGTGACAGGTTACATCAACCAACAAGTGCCGAGGGCAGGTTTTTATTTCTCGTCGGCAGCCACGTTGGCAGGGGCAATGTTGTTGTTCTTCGTTGGATTTTCTAAGCGGGAGCCGGAACCGCCGCCGCCGGCTCCTGCGCCCACACTGGTGGAATCGTGTCCATGTGTGACACCGCCACCGCGCTGCGAACCCGCTTGGTGCGCGTGCAGCGCTGGTGGGGCGACGGCGTACTGTGCGTGGCCGGGGCCCACGTGTGGCTCGCGGCTGCCGAAGTCGCTGTCGTACGCGGCGCCGCTGGACCGCGCGTGTTGCTCAGCCGCGCAGTGTCCGGACTGCtaccgccgcgcgccgccgctgCGGCCGTCGCGCTCTGTGCCCGAAGGGCTGGCGACGCGCGGCACCATGTGGTCGCGCGGCGGCTCGTGTCGCGCCGCCTGCCGCCGCAGGGAACATCATCTCATTGAACAAATTACCACATCCGTATGA